In a genomic window of Thermoproteus tenax Kra 1:
- a CDS encoding coiled-coil domain-containing protein → MDKIVEDALRVAVDRVVEKLKEGKKLSTEDIFLLYLGTITAELRDLRQEVARLEQRVDDMNKRIDAVAETLARRIDETNKRIDDLSKRIDDMNKRIDDTNERIDAVAESLGKRIDEMNRRADDLSKRIDEVNKRIDEVQRTLLEIQRLLAELAAKGGR, encoded by the coding sequence GTGGACAAGATAGTCGAGGACGCCCTCAGAGTGGCCGTGGACAGAGTTGTGGAGAAGCTTAAGGAGGGGAAGAAGCTCTCTACGGAGGACATCTTCCTGTTATATCTGGGCACTATTACGGCCGAGCTCCGCGACTTGAGGCAGGAGGTGGCGCGGCTGGAGCAGAGGGTCGACGATATGAACAAGAGGATAGACGCAGTGGCCGAGACTCTGGCGAGGAGGATAGACGAAACTAACAAGCGTATAGACGACTTAAGCAAAAGGATCGACGATATGAACAAGCGTATAGATGATACCAATGAGAGGATCGATGCCGTGGCCGAGAGTTTGGGCAAGAGAATCGACGAGATGAACAGACGCGCAGACGACTTAAGCAAAAGGATCGACGAAGTGAACAAGAGGATCGACGAGGTCCAGAGGACCCTTCTGGAGATACAGCGCCTGTTGGCTGAGCTTGCGGCCAAGGGCGGGCGGTGA